The DNA window GGCCAGACGCCCGATGCGCAGACCCGTCAGGCGCAGCCCCCGACGCTGTACCGCTGACGCGACGAGACCGGCACGCTGCAGATCACCCAGACCCCGCCGCCAAAGGGCCGCCCGTACCAGCGTGTCCCGCTCGACGGCGCCGGTGGCGACCGGGTCACCCCGCTGCATTAGCGGACCTCGCCGCCACGATGCCGGCGCGCCGGTCCGGCGCCGGGGCGCGGCAACTGGCAAAATGCCCGCTTTCCGCAAGCGATGCCTCCACGATGCGCCTGTCGCAGTTCCATCTCCGCACCACCAAGGAAACCCCCTCCGACGCCGAGCTGGTCAGCCACCAGCTGATGCTGCGCGCCGGCATGATCCGCAAGCTGGCCTCCGGCCTGTATACCTGGTCGCCACTGGGGCTGCGCGTGCTGCGCAAGGTCGAGGCCATCGTGCGCGAGGAGATGAACCGCGCCGGCGCGCTGGAAGTGATCCTGCCGACCATCCAGCCGCGCGAGCTGTGGGAGGAGACCGGCCGCTGGAAGAAGTTCGGCCCGCAACTGCTCAAGGTGACCGATCGCAAGGAGCAGGCGTTCTGCTACGCGCCGACCGCCGAGGAAGTCATCACCGACTTCGCCCGCAACGAGCTGTCCAGCTACAAGCAGCTGCCGGTGAACTTCTACCAGATCAACACCAAGTTCCGCGACGAGATCCGTCCGCGTTTCGGCGTGATGCGTGCGCGCGAGTTCCTGATGAAGGACGCCTACTCCTTCCACCTCAGCGACGAAGACCTGACGCGCGAGTACCGCAACATGCATGCGGCCTACACCCGCATCTTCAGCCGGCTGGGACTGGAGTTCCGCGCGGTGCTGGCCGACAGCGGCGCCATCGGCGGCGATGCCTCGCAGGAATTCCACGTGCTGGCCGGCTCGGGCGAGGACGCCCTGGCCTTCTCCACCGGCTCGGACTACGCGGCCAATGTCGAAGCGGCCGTGGCGGCCGAGCCTGCCCAGCGCCCGGCGCCGGCTGAAGACATGCGCCGGATCGAGACCCCGACCCAAAAGACCTGCGAGGCGGTGGCAGCGCTGATGGGCATCGCCTTGCAGCGCACGGTCAAGTCGATTGCCACCATGACCGAGGACGGCTTCGTCCTGGTCCTGGTGCGTGGCGACCACGACGTCAACGAGATCAAGCTGGCCAAGGTGCCGGGCATGGCCGGCTACCGCATGGCCACCGAAGCCGAGATCCTCGATCATCTGGGCAGCGAACCGGGCTTCCTGGGCCCAATCGGGGCCGCCAGGCCGTTCCGCGTGGTGGCAGACCGCGACGTTGCCGCGCTGGCCGATTTCGTGGTCGGTGCCAACCAGCCGGGCTTCCATATCGCCGGAGTCAACTGGGGCCGCGACCTGCCCGAGCCGGACACCGTGGCCGACGTGCGCAGCGTGGTCGAGGGCGAGCCCGCCGCCGATGGCGGCCAGATCCGGCTCGCGCGCGGCATCGAGGTCGGCCATATCTTCCAGCTCGGCCGCCAATATGCCGAGGCGATGAACGCCACGGTGCTCGACGAGACCGGCAAGGCCGCGGTGATGTCGATGGGTTGCTACGGCATCGGCGTCTCACGCATCGTCGCCGCGGCGATCGAGCAGAACCACGACGCCAACGGCATCATCTGGCCCGATGCGATGGCGCCATGGCAGGTTGCGGTGTGCATGATCAATCCCAAGGGCGACACGGCGGTCACCGAGGCCGCACAGGCGCTGCTTGCCGAACTGCAGGACGCGGGTCTGGACGCGGTGCTCGATGATCGCGGCCTGCGCCCGGGCGCGATGTTTGCCGATATCGAACTGATCGGCATTCCGCACCGGGTGGTGGTGTCCGAGCGCGGTCTGGCGGCCGGCACGTTTGAATATCGCGCGCGCCGTGCCGATGCGGCGGAAAACATCGACAAGGTCGCGTTGCTCGACCGTCTGAAACCGACCCGATAAAGCGCCCTGAAATGTCGGAATCGATAAAAAGGGGCCGTCCATTTACGGCCCCGCCTTCCGACCGATGATTTGAAAAGTTTGAATCCAATTCGCAGTTTGGATTAGGATGGCCGCGCTCCGCCATGGACCGGCCGCATTCCCCTATCCAAAATCGGAGTTATTCGATGTCGATCGACCTGACCGGGCTGTCCCCGAAAGAACTCGCCTCGCTGATTACCCAGGCCCAGAAGCGCCAGACGGCCATTGCCAAGCGCACGCCCATCACCAAGGTGCGCAGCCGCATCCTCAAATTCGCCAAGTCCGAGGGTTACAGCATCGACGAGCTGTTCGGGACCACCGGCGCCGCGCCGGCCCGTGGCAAGGCAGTCAAGAAGACCAGCACCGCTGGCCGCAAGCTGGGCAAGGTGGCACCGAAGTATCGCAACCCGGCCAATACCAAGGAAACCTGGACCGGCCGTGGCAAGCAGCCGCGCTGGATGGCCGCCTACGTGGCAGCCGGCAAGAAGCCCGAGGATTTCCTGATCAAGGGCAAGAAGTAATACCCTCGATCCGGGCAAATCGGATTTCGGAAAAAACGCCGGTTATGCCGGCGTTTTTTTATGGCCCACCCGGTCCTAAAGTGCCTTGCGCGCCGGGACCAGGAGATTGCCAAACAATAGCCCGGCCACCAGCGCCATCAGGATCTGGAGCACCACCAGCAGGGTCGAATCGCTGCCCTGCCCACCCTGGACCAGGTTCATCAGACCGCGCAGGCTGGCACTGCCGGGCACCAGCATGATGATGCCCGGCAGGCGGATCAACGCACCGGGCCGGTTGAGCCTGCGGGCGAACAGATTCCCCACGGCAGTCATCACCAGGGCGGACAGGAACAAGCCCACCGGCGATCCCCAGGCCTTGCCGGCGTAGCGCGAGATCAGGTAACCGCAGATCGCCGCGCCCATCACCCAGACATAATCGCGTCGCTGGACCTTGAACAGCACGGCAAAGGCATAGGCACTGATCACCAGGGCCGCCCATTCCACCCAATCCGGCTGTGGACGCAGCGCGCGGACTTCCGGATACAGGTCCAGCAATTGCGCAAGGGTGACGGCGATGATGCTGCCCACGGTGAGCTTGATGACGGTCGTGGCCGCGCCGGCGAACCGCGCCGTCCCGGACACCCAGTGCTGGCTGGTCAGTTCGTTGAAGGCGTTGGTCAGGCTCATGCCCGGCAGCAGCACCACCAGCGAGGAAATGATCACCGTATTGAGATTGAGCGGGGCGACCAGGCTGGAGACCAGAATCGCCACCAGGCCCGCCACCAGCGAAGCCACGGCGTCGGATGCCTCGCGCAGTTGCGGCCTGCGCTCGGACAATTGCGTCAGCAGGCCGATCAGCAGCCCGATCAGCGCGGCGGTGGCGATATCCAGCCACGGCAGCCGCCACAGGCCCGCAACGCCGCCGGACGCCAGGCCGAAGGCGAGCACCTGCTTGAGCTGGAAGCTGCGCGACGGCACGCGGTCCAGCTCGCGCAGGGCCGCATGCCCTTCGGCCAGGCTCATCTCGCCGGTGGCCACCGCCTCGGTGATGCGATCGGCTTCGGAGAGCTTGCCCAGATCATTGTCGCCGGGTGCCAGGCGGATCACGCGCGTGGTGTCGCTGGCCCCCAGCGCGCGCTTGGGATCGCTGAAACTCAGGATCAGCCCGGTGGGATTGGACCAGGGCTCGCAATCCAGCCCGAGCCGCGCCGACAGCACCAGGATGCTGCCCTCCAGGCGCTGGGCGGTGGTGCCGTAGCGATGCAGGCGCGCGGCGATCTCGCAAACGAACGCGATGCGCTGGGCATAGGTGGCGGGTGCGGGCGGACGTGGCATCGGCACGACATCGGGGAGCTGGCCCTAGTGTAGGCGGGCGCGGGACTTCTCCTACACTGACCGATTGTCCCCTTCGCCATGGTGCCCCGTGTCGCACGCCCAAACCGCATGAACATCGGCCTGGGCGAAGCCATGGCCCTGGGCAGCGCGGCGACCTGGGCGTTCGGGGTGATCCTGGCGCGCCAGCTGGGTCGCAGCCTGCCGCCGGCGACGTTGAACCTGTTCAAGAACGGACTGGTCCTGCTGGTGCTGGCGCCGGTGGCATGGATCAGCACCGGCGGCGTGCTGCCCGCCCTGACTGGCACGCAGGTCGTGCTGGCGCTGGCCAGCGGGCTGATGGGCATCGCCGTGGCCGACACGCTGTACTTCAGGGCGCTCAACGAGCTGGGTGCCGGACGCATGGGCGTGGTGGGCAATCTCTACAGTCCGCTGGTCCTGCTGATGGGCTATCTGTTCCTGGGTGAGCGGCTGGGGCCGTGGCAGTGGCTGGGTTTCGCATTGGTCGCCGGCGGCGTGGCCCTGGTGGCACGACCACCAAAGCAGTGGCAGACCACACCAGCGCATACCGCGCGCGGGGTGCTCATCGGACTGACGTCGATCGCACTGATGGCCGTCTCCATCGTGATGCTCAAGCATGTGCTGGAAGCCCAGCCATTGCTGTGGATCACCCTGGTGCGCCTGGCCGGCGCGGTCGCCGGGCTGGTCGCGCTCGCGGCGTGGCCGAAGACCCGTCGCCACTTCCGCTTCGATCCCAAACAGGTGCCATGGCCGCGGCTTCTGCTGGCCGCCCTGTGTGGCCAGGGCCTGTCGATGGTGCTGTGGCTGGGCGGTTACAAGTACGCGCCGGCGGCGGTGGCCGCCATCCTCAACGAATCGGCGTCGGTGTTCCTGGTGATCCTTGGCGCGGTATGGCTGCGTGAGCCGCTGGGACGGCGCGCGGTGGCCGGGGTGGCGCTCACCTTCACCGGCATAGCCTGTATGCTCGCGGCCAGACCGATATGAAGCCGCCCGCACAGACACAGCCCGAGGTCCGCATCGACCCGGCCGAGCCCACGCGGGCACGGTTGATGGGCAGCTGGACCCTGGCCTGCGCCCTGGATGTGGGCGAGCAGCTGGCGAAGATCCCCGAGGACGCCACCACGCTGGATGCCACCGAGGTCTCGCGCATCGATTCGGCCGGTGTCCTGGCGCTGCTGCGGCACGCGGCACGCCGCGACCTGCCGCTGGAGAGCCTGCAGTTCCGGCAGGACCACCAGGCGCTGGTGTCCAGCATCGAGGACGTGGTCGACGACCGCCCCAGGAAGAAACGCGATCTGGGCTTCCTGGCCGCCCTGAGCCGCCTGGGCGAGCGCGTCCACGACAACGGTCGCGAGATCATGGCGCTGGTGAGCTTCACCGGCGAAAACCTGGTCAAGCTGCTGCGCATCCTGCACGCGCCGCGTCGCCTGCGCCTGACCGCCACGGTGCACCACATGGAGCAGGTCGGCCTGGATGCCCTGCCGCTGGTGGCGCTGCTGTCCTATCTGGTGGGCGCGGTGATCGCCTTCCTCGGCTCGACGATCCTGCGCGACTTCGGCGCGGAGATCTATGTGGTCGAACTGGTGTCCATCGCCTTCCTGCGCGAGTTCGCGGTGCTGTTGACCGCCATCGTGCTGGCCGGGCGTACCGCCAGTGCCTTCACCGCCCAGATCGGCGCAATGAAGAGCCGCGAAGAGGTCGACGCGATCCGCACGCTGGGCCTGGACCCGATCGACCTGCTGGTCCTGCCGCGCCTGATCGCGCTGCTGGTGACCCTGCCGCTGCTGACCTTCGTGGCGATGATGGCCGGCCTGGCCGGCGGCATCACCGTGGGCGCCTTTGACCTGGGCATCCCGCCGCAGATGTACATCGGCCGCCTGCACGACACCATCGAACTGCGACACATGCTGGTTGGCCTGTCCAAGGCGCCGGTGTTTGCCCTGGTCATCGGCTTGATCGGCTGCCTGCAGGGGCTGCAGGTGGAAGGCACCGCGCAATCGGTCGGCGAACGCACCACCTCCTCGGTGGTGCAATGCATCTCGCTGGTGATCATCCTCGATGCGCTGGCGGCGCTGTGGTTCATGCAGGTGGGCTGGTGAGCATGCAGGCCGACCAAGTCGAGACCACGCAGCCCGAAACCGGATCCGACACGGACGACGACGCGGTGATCCGCGTGCGCGGGCTGGTGAACCGCTTCGGCGCACAGACCGTGCATGACGGGTTGGACCTGAGCGTGCGCCGCGGCGAGATCATCGGCGTGGTCGGCGGGTCGGGGACCGGCAAATCGGTGCTGATGCGTACCATCCTGGGGTTGCAGATCCCCGAGGCCGGGCAGATCGAGGTCCTGGGCGTGGATGCCCGCACCGGACGCCGCGCGGCGCGCCAGCACATCGAGCGCAATACCGGCGTGCTGTTCCAGGACGGCGCGCTGTTCTCCTCGCTGACGGTAGGCGAGAACGTGCAGCTGCCGCTGAAGGAGAACCACCCCGAGCTGCCGGACACCTTCCGCTACGAGCTGGCCTTGCTGAAGGTGAAGTTGGCGGGGCTGCCGGCCGATACGGTGAGCAAGCTGCCCTCGCAGCTGTCCGGCGGCATGCGCAAGCGCGCCGGCCTGGCTCGCGCCCTGGCGCTGGATCCGCCGCTGCTGTTCCTGGACGAACCCACCGCCGGCCTGGACCCGATCGGCGCGGCCGCCTTCGACCGGTTGATCAAGACCCTGCAGGGAGCCCTGGGACTGACGGTCTTCCTCATCACCCATGACCTGGACACCCTGTACGCTATCTGCGACCGGGTGGCCGTGCTGGCCGATAAGCGCGTGATCGCCACCGCGCCCCTGGCCGAGATCGAACAACTGGACCACCCCTGGATCCAGGACTACTTCCACGGGCCGCGCGCACGGGCTGCGCGCGACGCGCGTTAATTGCGGAGCACAGGCATTTGGAAACCAAGGCCAATTACGTCCTGATCGGCGCCTTCACCATCGTGGTGGGCATCGGCCTGCTGCTGTTCGGGCTGTGGGCGGCCAAGTATTCGTCCGAGCGCAGCTGGCAGCAGTACCAGGTGGTGTTCCGAGAGGCGGTGACCGGCCTGAGCGTGGGCAGCCCGGTGCAGTACAACGGCATCGCCGTCGGTTCGATCACCAAGCTCTCCCTGGCCCCCAACGATCCCAGCCAGGTGATCGCCCAGATCCGCGTGGATTCCAATACCCCGGTCAAGACCGACACCACGGCCAAGCTGGCGATCACCAGCCTGACCGGGCCGACCATCATCCAGCTCAGCGGCGGCACGCCGGGCAGCAAGGAACTGGTGGACGTGGACAAGCGCGACGCGCCGGTGATCCGCACCAGTCCCTCGGCCCTGCAGAACATCACCGACACCGCCAACCGCATCGTCGAGAAGATGGACCAGGTCCTGAGCGACGAGAACGTGGCCGCGATTTCGGGCACGTTGCAGAACCTGCAGAAGATCAGCAACGACCTGTCCGACCGCCAGGCCGGCGTGCAGGCGCTGCTGGTCTCCGCGCGCGACGCCGCGCAAAGCCTGGACGCCACCCTGAAGACCGCCAACGGGACCCTGGCCGACCTGGACCAGAACGTGGTCAAGCAGTTGCCGGCCACGCTGGACAAGCTGGACGCGGCCCTGGCCAAGCTGGACTCGGCCGCCGGCAACGCCGACGCGATCATGGGTGAGAACCGGCAGGCCATCAACAGCTTCGCCAATGACGGCCTGGGCCAGCTCGGGCCGACCCTGAACGAGTTGCGCGGCCTGATACGCGACCTGCGCCGCGTCAGCGACCGGCTCGAAGGCAACCCTGCGCGCTACCTGCTCGGCCGTGACGCACCCAAGGAGTTCGAACCCAAATGAAGGCGCTGACCCTCTCCGTGGCCCTGGCGTCCACCGCCGCGCTGGCCGGCTGCTCCTCCCTGCTGGGCGGCGGTGGCCGTGAGCCGACGACCATCTATGCCCCCCAGGTCCAGGTCGACACCGACGCGGCATGGCCAAGCATCCCGTGGACCATCGTGGTGGCCAATCCCAGCGCGCCGCGGGTCATCGACAGTTCCCGCATCGCCGTACGCCCGACGCCCGACGAGCTGCAGGTCTACCATGGCGCCGCCTGGGCCCAGAGCGGCACGGACATGCTGCAGAATGCCGTGGTGCGCGCCCTGGAAGATTCCGGCCGGACCGCAGGCGCCGGCACCACCGAATCCGGCATCCGCGGGACCTTCAAGCTGGTGATGGACGTGCGTCAGTTCGAGGCCGACTACGCCGGCGGCGATATGCCTTCGGCGACCATCGTGCTCAACGCCAAACTCGTGCAGAGCTACGACCAGAGCGTGACCGCGTCACGCACCTTCAAGGTGGTCCAGCCTGCGCGTGGAACCGCAGTCGATCAGGTCGTGCCCGCCTTCGACCAGGCCCTGTCGCAGGTCACCTCGCAGATCGTGGGCTGGGCGCTGAACAGCGCCAAGGCCCATCCGCCCATCGATCCGACGCTGCCCAAGAACATGCCGGCGACCTCAGGCTGATCGATCCGGTGCCTGCAACCGCACGTGGTTTGGCGACCACCCACGCATGTTTGCCCACTCGATTCGAGTCGCTAAAGGATGTGACGAAAGGTCAGGTTGATGCGCCGCCCGACCGGCCGCACCGTTCGCGGCAGCGCATGCTGCCACTCACGCTGGCATGTGCCACGCATCACCAGCAGGCTGCCGGACGTCAGCGCGAAGGTCTGCTTGACCGCATGATCGTCGCGCCTGCGCAGCACGAATCGGCGCGTGGCCCCCAGGCTGACCGAGGCGATCACCGGCTCGGGCCCCAGTTCGGGCTCGTCATCGCTGTGCCAGCCCATCGCATCGCGGCCATCGCGGTAGAGATTGGCCAGCACGCTGTTGAACGGCACTCCCAGTTCGGCCTGCAGGCGCTCACGCAGCGGCACCAAGGCGCCTGGCCAGGGATGGGGTTCGAAGTGCTGCCCGGAATACCGGTACGCCGCCCCCGGATCGCCGATCCAGCAGCTCAAACGTGGCGCGTCGACCCACTTCCCAAACATGCGCATGCGGTG is part of the Pseudoxanthomonas sp. JBR18 genome and encodes:
- a CDS encoding DMT family transporter, translated to MNIGLGEAMALGSAATWAFGVILARQLGRSLPPATLNLFKNGLVLLVLAPVAWISTGGVLPALTGTQVVLALASGLMGIAVADTLYFRALNELGAGRMGVVGNLYSPLVLLMGYLFLGERLGPWQWLGFALVAGGVALVARPPKQWQTTPAHTARGVLIGLTSIALMAVSIVMLKHVLEAQPLLWITLVRLAGAVAGLVALAAWPKTRRHFRFDPKQVPWPRLLLAALCGQGLSMVLWLGGYKYAPAAVAAILNESASVFLVILGAVWLREPLGRRAVAGVALTFTGIACMLAARPI
- a CDS encoding proline--tRNA ligase, whose amino-acid sequence is MRLSQFHLRTTKETPSDAELVSHQLMLRAGMIRKLASGLYTWSPLGLRVLRKVEAIVREEMNRAGALEVILPTIQPRELWEETGRWKKFGPQLLKVTDRKEQAFCYAPTAEEVITDFARNELSSYKQLPVNFYQINTKFRDEIRPRFGVMRAREFLMKDAYSFHLSDEDLTREYRNMHAAYTRIFSRLGLEFRAVLADSGAIGGDASQEFHVLAGSGEDALAFSTGSDYAANVEAAVAAEPAQRPAPAEDMRRIETPTQKTCEAVAALMGIALQRTVKSIATMTEDGFVLVLVRGDHDVNEIKLAKVPGMAGYRMATEAEILDHLGSEPGFLGPIGAARPFRVVADRDVAALADFVVGANQPGFHIAGVNWGRDLPEPDTVADVRSVVEGEPAADGGQIRLARGIEVGHIFQLGRQYAEAMNATVLDETGKAAVMSMGCYGIGVSRIVAAAIEQNHDANGIIWPDAMAPWQVAVCMINPKGDTAVTEAAQALLAELQDAGLDAVLDDRGLRPGAMFADIELIGIPHRVVVSERGLAAGTFEYRARRADAAENIDKVALLDRLKPTR
- a CDS encoding ABC transporter ATP-binding protein yields the protein MQADQVETTQPETGSDTDDDAVIRVRGLVNRFGAQTVHDGLDLSVRRGEIIGVVGGSGTGKSVLMRTILGLQIPEAGQIEVLGVDARTGRRAARQHIERNTGVLFQDGALFSSLTVGENVQLPLKENHPELPDTFRYELALLKVKLAGLPADTVSKLPSQLSGGMRKRAGLARALALDPPLLFLDEPTAGLDPIGAAAFDRLIKTLQGALGLTVFLITHDLDTLYAICDRVAVLADKRVIATAPLAEIEQLDHPWIQDYFHGPRARAARDAR
- a CDS encoding ABC-type transport auxiliary lipoprotein family protein, which encodes MKALTLSVALASTAALAGCSSLLGGGGREPTTIYAPQVQVDTDAAWPSIPWTIVVANPSAPRVIDSSRIAVRPTPDELQVYHGAAWAQSGTDMLQNAVVRALEDSGRTAGAGTTESGIRGTFKLVMDVRQFEADYAGGDMPSATIVLNAKLVQSYDQSVTASRTFKVVQPARGTAVDQVVPAFDQALSQVTSQIVGWALNSAKAHPPIDPTLPKNMPATSG
- a CDS encoding threonine/serine exporter family protein encodes the protein MPRPPAPATYAQRIAFVCEIAARLHRYGTTAQRLEGSILVLSARLGLDCEPWSNPTGLILSFSDPKRALGASDTTRVIRLAPGDNDLGKLSEADRITEAVATGEMSLAEGHAALRELDRVPSRSFQLKQVLAFGLASGGVAGLWRLPWLDIATAALIGLLIGLLTQLSERRPQLREASDAVASLVAGLVAILVSSLVAPLNLNTVIISSLVVLLPGMSLTNAFNELTSQHWVSGTARFAGAATTVIKLTVGSIIAVTLAQLLDLYPEVRALRPQPDWVEWAALVISAYAFAVLFKVQRRDYVWVMGAAICGYLISRYAGKAWGSPVGLFLSALVMTAVGNLFARRLNRPGALIRLPGIIMLVPGSASLRGLMNLVQGGQGSDSTLLVVLQILMALVAGLLFGNLLVPARKAL
- a CDS encoding ABC transporter permease; translated protein: MKPPAQTQPEVRIDPAEPTRARLMGSWTLACALDVGEQLAKIPEDATTLDATEVSRIDSAGVLALLRHAARRDLPLESLQFRQDHQALVSSIEDVVDDRPRKKRDLGFLAALSRLGERVHDNGREIMALVSFTGENLVKLLRILHAPRRLRLTATVHHMEQVGLDALPLVALLSYLVGAVIAFLGSTILRDFGAEIYVVELVSIAFLREFAVLLTAIVLAGRTASAFTAQIGAMKSREEVDAIRTLGLDPIDLLVLPRLIALLVTLPLLTFVAMMAGLAGGITVGAFDLGIPPQMYIGRLHDTIELRHMLVGLSKAPVFALVIGLIGCLQGLQVEGTAQSVGERTTSSVVQCISLVIILDALAALWFMQVGW
- a CDS encoding H-NS histone family protein; protein product: MSIDLTGLSPKELASLITQAQKRQTAIAKRTPITKVRSRILKFAKSEGYSIDELFGTTGAAPARGKAVKKTSTAGRKLGKVAPKYRNPANTKETWTGRGKQPRWMAAYVAAGKKPEDFLIKGKK
- a CDS encoding alpha-ketoglutarate-dependent dioxygenase AlkB, whose amino-acid sequence is MTLDEADTLDAVLERQVDWQTHRMRMFGKWVDAPRLSCWIGDPGAAYRYSGQHFEPHPWPGALVPLRERLQAELGVPFNSVLANLYRDGRDAMGWHSDDEPELGPEPVIASVSLGATRRFVLRRRDDHAVKQTFALTSGSLLVMRGTCQREWQHALPRTVRPVGRRINLTFRHIL
- a CDS encoding MlaD family protein, coding for METKANYVLIGAFTIVVGIGLLLFGLWAAKYSSERSWQQYQVVFREAVTGLSVGSPVQYNGIAVGSITKLSLAPNDPSQVIAQIRVDSNTPVKTDTTAKLAITSLTGPTIIQLSGGTPGSKELVDVDKRDAPVIRTSPSALQNITDTANRIVEKMDQVLSDENVAAISGTLQNLQKISNDLSDRQAGVQALLVSARDAAQSLDATLKTANGTLADLDQNVVKQLPATLDKLDAALAKLDSAAGNADAIMGENRQAINSFANDGLGQLGPTLNELRGLIRDLRRVSDRLEGNPARYLLGRDAPKEFEPK